Proteins from a genomic interval of Rhodococcus rhodochrous:
- a CDS encoding oxidoreductase, protein MSETESPLFRPLTVRSLELRNRIVMSPMTRSHSPGGVPGPDVVEYYRRRAAGGTALIVTEGVAIEHPTAVDNPRVPHMYGEAALEGWRRVVDAVHAEGGRIVPQLWHVGPLWGAMSADVDPDLVPMRPSGIWGELGVTSYGEDYIARASAPTRAMTAEDIEQVVAAYADAAAAAAEAGFDGIALHGGHGYLLDAFLWEGTNLRDDEWGGDLERRTRFPATVVAAIRSRIGNDLPIFYRFSQHKQQNYEARIAHTPDELKAVLTPLKEAGVDVFDASIRRFDLPAFEGSDLTLAGWAKKVTGAHSMAVGSVGIATTLRESRLQGSAPARNNVPELERRLGDDEFDLIAIGRLHLADPSLATTLRNGAELPEFDRSVHEAALI, encoded by the coding sequence ATGTCAGAAACCGAGTCCCCCCTCTTCCGCCCCCTGACGGTGCGCTCCCTCGAGCTCCGCAACCGCATCGTGATGTCCCCGATGACCCGCTCCCACTCCCCGGGTGGCGTACCCGGACCGGACGTGGTCGAGTACTACCGGCGACGCGCCGCGGGCGGCACCGCCCTGATCGTCACCGAGGGCGTCGCCATCGAGCACCCGACGGCAGTCGACAACCCCCGCGTGCCCCACATGTACGGCGAAGCAGCTCTCGAAGGCTGGCGTCGCGTCGTCGATGCGGTCCACGCCGAGGGCGGACGCATCGTTCCCCAGCTCTGGCACGTCGGCCCCCTCTGGGGCGCAATGAGCGCGGATGTCGACCCCGACCTCGTCCCCATGCGACCGTCCGGGATCTGGGGCGAGCTCGGCGTGACGTCCTACGGCGAGGACTACATCGCCCGAGCCTCCGCACCCACGCGAGCCATGACCGCCGAGGACATCGAACAGGTCGTCGCTGCCTACGCCGACGCAGCCGCCGCTGCCGCCGAAGCCGGGTTCGACGGCATCGCACTCCACGGAGGGCACGGCTACCTGCTCGACGCGTTCCTCTGGGAAGGCACCAACCTCCGCGACGACGAATGGGGCGGCGACCTCGAGCGCCGCACCCGCTTCCCCGCGACGGTGGTCGCCGCCATCCGCTCGCGCATCGGCAACGACCTGCCGATCTTCTACCGTTTCTCGCAGCACAAGCAGCAGAACTACGAGGCCCGGATCGCCCACACCCCCGACGAACTGAAGGCCGTCCTCACCCCCTTGAAGGAAGCCGGCGTCGACGTGTTCGACGCGAGCATCCGCCGCTTCGACCTTCCGGCATTCGAAGGCAGCGACCTGACCCTCGCGGGCTGGGCCAAGAAGGTCACCGGCGCACATTCGATGGCCGTGGGCAGTGTCGGAATCGCGACGACGTTGCGGGAGAGCCGCCTCCAGGGCAGCGCGCCCGCGCGCAACAACGTTCCCGAACTCGAACGACGGCTGGGCGACGACGAGTTCGATCTGATCGCCATCGGACGTCTGCATCTCGCCGACCCCTCTCTCGCGACAACCCTCCGCAACGGCGCGGAACTCCCCGAGTTCGACCGCTCGGTACACGAGGCCGCGCTGATCTGA
- a CDS encoding IclR family transcriptional regulator codes for MSEAQRTQVSQAPKRELPASMVERMTLILDAFDDLSSRLTLEEVACRTQLPRSTVHRILDQMVRLDWIDHASFGYCLGRRAKAMGEGDNGHIRVREAAAPLLHELHMTTGMVAHLSVLDGPDCVYLDKIGGQLAATLPSRVGGRVPAYSTAGGKALLAGLEPEQVDALYPGPHLPRRTERTIADLSTLHLELNRIRRRHGLAFETGEATTGMSCVGAAIRSPASPVAAISLCGPTRPGHLERIAPLVAGAVRDISHTLYPELSAPRRNRAARNTADSWSPQVMEQMLATQSDGWM; via the coding sequence ATGTCCGAGGCGCAACGTACGCAGGTCTCCCAGGCACCGAAGCGCGAATTGCCTGCATCGATGGTCGAGAGAATGACCCTCATCCTCGATGCCTTCGACGATCTCTCATCGCGGCTCACCCTCGAGGAAGTCGCGTGCCGCACCCAACTTCCGCGTTCGACGGTCCACCGCATCCTCGACCAGATGGTGCGACTCGACTGGATCGACCATGCGTCGTTCGGCTACTGCCTCGGTCGCCGCGCAAAGGCCATGGGAGAGGGCGACAACGGACACATCCGTGTCCGCGAGGCCGCGGCACCGCTCCTCCACGAACTGCACATGACCACCGGGATGGTCGCGCACCTGTCCGTGCTCGACGGGCCCGACTGTGTCTACCTCGACAAGATCGGCGGCCAGCTCGCCGCGACGCTGCCGTCGCGGGTCGGTGGACGTGTACCCGCCTACTCCACGGCGGGCGGGAAGGCGCTGCTCGCCGGACTCGAGCCGGAACAGGTCGATGCTCTCTACCCCGGCCCGCACCTGCCGCGTCGCACCGAGCGGACCATCGCCGACCTGTCGACCCTGCACCTCGAACTCAATCGCATCCGCCGTCGTCACGGCCTGGCGTTCGAGACCGGCGAGGCCACCACCGGTATGTCCTGTGTGGGCGCCGCGATCCGCAGCCCCGCATCGCCGGTCGCCGCGATCTCCCTGTGCGGTCCCACCCGTCCCGGCCACCTCGAGCGCATCGCACCCCTGGTCGCCGGCGCGGTTCGCGACATCTCGCACACGCTGTACCCGGAGCTGAGCGCACCTCGTCGCAATCGTGCCGCGCGGAACACTGCAGACTCGTGGTCTCCGCAGGTCATGGAGCAGATGCTCGCCACGCAGTCGGACGGCTGGATGTAA
- a CDS encoding alpha/beta fold hydrolase encodes MTTEFTFENTARELATDRGTLRYHEAGTGEPLLLLHGSGPGVTGWRNYRGVLADLAEHFRCLVLEFPGFGVSDPCEGHPMAMASVAVTDFLDGLGLDRVSIIGNSMGGIVGTQFAIAHPDRVEKLVTIGGAGRSVFAPAPGEGIRLLMEFTDDPTREKLVRWLRSMVYDPAVITDELIEERWTLATEPKTLEIARRMYSTAAFAAGAKAAAASDATPYWAQLHKITAPTLLTWGRDDRVSPVDMAMLPMRELRHGELHVFPNCGHWTMIEAREAWLSAVLAFLTREDS; translated from the coding sequence ATGACGACGGAATTCACTTTCGAGAACACGGCGCGGGAACTCGCGACCGACCGCGGCACCCTTCGCTACCACGAAGCCGGCACGGGCGAGCCGCTTCTGCTGCTCCACGGCTCCGGACCGGGCGTCACCGGCTGGCGGAACTACCGCGGTGTGCTCGCCGACCTCGCCGAGCACTTCCGGTGCCTCGTTCTGGAGTTTCCCGGCTTCGGAGTGAGCGACCCGTGCGAAGGACACCCGATGGCCATGGCGTCGGTGGCGGTCACCGATTTCCTCGACGGTCTCGGACTCGACCGCGTCTCGATCATCGGTAACTCGATGGGCGGCATCGTCGGAACGCAGTTCGCGATCGCGCACCCCGATCGGGTCGAAAAGCTCGTCACCATCGGGGGCGCGGGACGATCGGTCTTCGCGCCGGCACCCGGCGAGGGCATCCGGTTGCTCATGGAGTTCACCGACGATCCGACCCGCGAAAAGCTCGTTCGCTGGCTGCGTTCCATGGTGTACGACCCCGCGGTCATCACCGACGAGCTCATCGAGGAGAGGTGGACGCTCGCCACCGAACCGAAGACCCTCGAGATCGCGCGGCGTATGTACAGCACTGCGGCCTTCGCTGCGGGGGCGAAGGCCGCCGCCGCGTCCGACGCCACTCCGTACTGGGCGCAGCTCCACAAGATCACGGCCCCGACCCTGCTCACCTGGGGTCGCGACGACCGGGTCAGCCCCGTCGACATGGCCATGCTGCCCATGCGCGAGCTGCGCCACGGCGAGCTGCACGTATTCCCCAATTGCGGCCACTGGACGATGATCGAGGCCCGTGAGGCATGGCTCTCGGCCGTCCTCGCGTTCCTCACCCGAGAAGACTCCTAG
- a CDS encoding acyl-CoA dehydrogenase family protein encodes MGQVLDSVSEFADEIRADGAEGDTLMRLTDRSAKRLRDAGVIRLLQPKEFGGLEAHPREFAETAMAIGAMDGATGWVSGIVGVHPWEMAFFDPKAQEEVWGENPDTWIASPYAPMGVATPVDGGYILNGRWSFSSGTDHCDWVMIGAAVGDKDGNRLSPPQSLHVLLPRSDYRIDHESWNVVGLRGTGSKDLIVENAFLPEYRTLRAERVMGGVAWQDAGRDETLYKFPFSCIFPLGITSSLIGIAEGALNCYIESQRERVTVSGTAIKQDPYVLSALGGAAAEIAASRAAILETVDRFWDMTEKGIEVTFEQRAIGRRTQTAAAWRAVAAVDEIFARAGGGALQLTNPLQRFWRDAHAGLSHAIHVPGSIFHASTLCQLGEEPQGMMRSMI; translated from the coding sequence ATGGGACAGGTGCTCGACTCCGTTTCGGAGTTCGCAGACGAGATCCGCGCGGACGGTGCCGAAGGCGACACACTCATGCGTCTGACCGACCGCAGCGCCAAGCGGCTTCGTGATGCCGGCGTCATCCGGCTCCTGCAACCGAAGGAATTCGGGGGTCTCGAGGCGCACCCGCGCGAGTTCGCCGAGACCGCCATGGCCATCGGCGCGATGGACGGCGCGACGGGCTGGGTCAGCGGCATCGTCGGTGTCCACCCCTGGGAGATGGCCTTCTTCGACCCGAAGGCGCAGGAGGAGGTGTGGGGCGAGAACCCGGACACCTGGATCGCCTCCCCGTACGCGCCGATGGGTGTCGCAACTCCCGTCGACGGTGGATACATCCTCAACGGCCGCTGGTCGTTCTCCTCGGGCACGGACCACTGTGACTGGGTCATGATCGGCGCTGCCGTCGGCGACAAGGACGGCAACCGGCTGAGCCCCCCGCAGAGCCTGCACGTGCTGCTGCCGCGCTCCGACTACCGCATCGACCACGAGAGCTGGAACGTGGTCGGCCTGCGCGGCACCGGCTCGAAGGATCTGATCGTGGAGAACGCCTTCCTGCCCGAATACCGCACCCTGCGCGCCGAGCGTGTCATGGGCGGGGTGGCGTGGCAGGACGCCGGACGTGACGAGACGCTCTACAAATTCCCCTTCTCGTGCATCTTCCCGCTGGGTATCACCTCGTCGCTCATCGGCATTGCCGAAGGCGCCCTGAACTGCTACATCGAGTCGCAGCGTGAGCGGGTCACGGTCTCCGGCACCGCGATCAAGCAGGATCCGTACGTGCTCTCGGCCCTCGGCGGGGCCGCTGCGGAGATCGCCGCCTCGCGCGCCGCGATCCTCGAAACCGTCGATCGGTTCTGGGACATGACGGAGAAGGGCATCGAGGTCACCTTCGAGCAGCGCGCGATCGGTCGGCGCACGCAGACCGCCGCCGCCTGGCGGGCCGTGGCCGCGGTCGACGAGATCTTCGCCCGTGCCGGCGGCGGCGCACTGCAGTTGACCAACCCGCTGCAGCGCTTCTGGCGCGACGCCCATGCGGGTCTGAGCCACGCCATCCACGTGCCCGGATCGATCTTCCATGCTTCCACGCTCTGCCAACTCGGCGAGGAGCCGCAAGGCATGATGCGGTCGATGATCTGA